A genome region from Trachemys scripta elegans isolate TJP31775 chromosome 2, CAS_Tse_1.0, whole genome shotgun sequence includes the following:
- the SLC52A2 gene encoding solute carrier family 52, riboflavin transporter, member 2 isoform X2, with product MAASVMGQAMVTHVLVALFGMGSWVSVNSLWVELPVVVKWLPEGWNLPAYLSVLIALGNVGPIAVTLAHKLAPGRLKERWVIHAIQVLGVVAALFLALFWHRTATVAGESHSLAFLLLAFLLAFVCCTSNVTFLPFMYQFPQQFIRTFFVGQGLSALFPCVLALAQGVGKLECHNTTSGIGSQPHYLEENFPATTYFWLMSALLAVSALSFLGLILQRRRASRSATRQESSSKGSVETEESFPLQDGTPTSDSAMEITQGARPPAQATFWTGRNIYLLVLLGVSNALTNGVLPSVQSYSCLPYGSMAYHLSVVLSNIANPVACFVAMFVLCRSAVGLGVISVLGGVFAAYLMVLAVLSPCPPLLGSAAGVALVVLAWILFIGLFSYLKVVIGSLLHEAGHAALVWCGAVIQAGSLVGALAMFPIVSIYHLFQSGQDCTDNCGA from the exons ATGGCTGCCTCCGTGATGGGCCAGGCCATGGTCACCCACGTGCTGGTGGCCCTTTTCGGGATGGGCTCCTGGGTCTCCGTGAACTCCTTGTGGGTGGAGCTCCCCGTGGTGGTGAAGTGGCTTCCAGAAG GCTGGAATCTCCCTGCctacctctcagtcctcatcgcCCTGGGGAACGTGGGCCCCATCGCCGTCACCCTGGCTCACAAGCTGGCCCCTGGGCGGCTGAAAGAGCGCTGGGTCATCCACGCCATCCAGGTGCTGGGCGTGGTGGCAGCCCTCTTCCTGGCTCTCTTCTGGCACCGGACGGCGACAGTGGCAGGGGAGTCCCACAGCCTGGCCTTCCTGCTCCTGGCCTTCCTCCTGGCCTTCGTCTGCTGCACCTCCAACGTCACCTTCCTGCCCTTCATGTACCAGTTCCCCCAGCAGTTCATCCGCACCTTCTTCGTGGGCCAGGGCCTGAGCGCCCTCTTCCCCTGCGTGCTGGCGCTGGCCCAAGGGGTGGGCAAGCTGGAGTGCCACAACACCACCTCCGGCatcggctcccagccccactacCTGGAGGAGAACTTTCCCGCGACCACCTACTTCTGGCTGATGTCCGCCTTGCTCGCTGTCTCGGCGCTCTCCTTCCTGGGGCTCATCCTGCAGCGCCGCCGCGCCAGCCGCTCCGCCACCCGCCAGGAGAGCTCTTCCAAGGGCAGCGTGGAGACGGAGGAGTCCTTCCCACTGCAGGACGGCACCCCCACATCGGACAGCGCCATGGAGATCACCCAGGGCGCCCGCCCCCCGGCCCAGGCCACCTTCTGGACAGGCCGGAACATCtacctgctggtgctgctgggcgTCTCCAACGCACTGACCAACGGCGTGCTGCCCTCGGTGCAGAGCTACTCCTGCCTGCCCTACGGGAGCATGGCCTACCACCTCTCCGTGGTGCTCAGCAACATCGCCAACCCCGTGGCCTGCTTCGTCGCCATGTTTGTGCTGTGCAG GTCAGCGGTGGGCTTGGGCGTCATCTCTGTGCTGGGAGGCGTCTTTGCGGCCTATCTGATGGTGCTggctgtgctcagcccctgccctcccctgctgggcagtGCCGCAGGAGTCGCCCTGGTG GTGCTGGCCTGGATCCTGTTCATCGGGCTCTTCTCCTACCTCAAGGTGGTGATCGGCAGCCTGCTGCACGAGGCTGGCCACGCAGCACTGGTGTGGTGTGGAGCGGTCATCCAGGCGGGCTCCCTGGTGGGCGCCCTGGCCATGTTCCCCATCGTCAGCATCTATCACCTCTTCCAGAGCGGGCAGGACTGTACCGACAACTGTGGGGCATGA
- the SLC52A2 gene encoding solute carrier family 52, riboflavin transporter, member 2 isoform X1 — MRAERMAASVMGQAMVTHVLVALFGMGSWVSVNSLWVELPVVVKWLPEGWNLPAYLSVLIALGNVGPIAVTLAHKLAPGRLKERWVIHAIQVLGVVAALFLALFWHRTATVAGESHSLAFLLLAFLLAFVCCTSNVTFLPFMYQFPQQFIRTFFVGQGLSALFPCVLALAQGVGKLECHNTTSGIGSQPHYLEENFPATTYFWLMSALLAVSALSFLGLILQRRRASRSATRQESSSKGSVETEESFPLQDGTPTSDSAMEITQGARPPAQATFWTGRNIYLLVLLGVSNALTNGVLPSVQSYSCLPYGSMAYHLSVVLSNIANPVACFVAMFVLCRSAVGLGVISVLGGVFAAYLMVLAVLSPCPPLLGSAAGVALVVLAWILFIGLFSYLKVVIGSLLHEAGHAALVWCGAVIQAGSLVGALAMFPIVSIYHLFQSGQDCTDNCGA, encoded by the exons ATGAG GGCTGAGAGGATGGCTGCCTCCGTGATGGGCCAGGCCATGGTCACCCACGTGCTGGTGGCCCTTTTCGGGATGGGCTCCTGGGTCTCCGTGAACTCCTTGTGGGTGGAGCTCCCCGTGGTGGTGAAGTGGCTTCCAGAAG GCTGGAATCTCCCTGCctacctctcagtcctcatcgcCCTGGGGAACGTGGGCCCCATCGCCGTCACCCTGGCTCACAAGCTGGCCCCTGGGCGGCTGAAAGAGCGCTGGGTCATCCACGCCATCCAGGTGCTGGGCGTGGTGGCAGCCCTCTTCCTGGCTCTCTTCTGGCACCGGACGGCGACAGTGGCAGGGGAGTCCCACAGCCTGGCCTTCCTGCTCCTGGCCTTCCTCCTGGCCTTCGTCTGCTGCACCTCCAACGTCACCTTCCTGCCCTTCATGTACCAGTTCCCCCAGCAGTTCATCCGCACCTTCTTCGTGGGCCAGGGCCTGAGCGCCCTCTTCCCCTGCGTGCTGGCGCTGGCCCAAGGGGTGGGCAAGCTGGAGTGCCACAACACCACCTCCGGCatcggctcccagccccactacCTGGAGGAGAACTTTCCCGCGACCACCTACTTCTGGCTGATGTCCGCCTTGCTCGCTGTCTCGGCGCTCTCCTTCCTGGGGCTCATCCTGCAGCGCCGCCGCGCCAGCCGCTCCGCCACCCGCCAGGAGAGCTCTTCCAAGGGCAGCGTGGAGACGGAGGAGTCCTTCCCACTGCAGGACGGCACCCCCACATCGGACAGCGCCATGGAGATCACCCAGGGCGCCCGCCCCCCGGCCCAGGCCACCTTCTGGACAGGCCGGAACATCtacctgctggtgctgctgggcgTCTCCAACGCACTGACCAACGGCGTGCTGCCCTCGGTGCAGAGCTACTCCTGCCTGCCCTACGGGAGCATGGCCTACCACCTCTCCGTGGTGCTCAGCAACATCGCCAACCCCGTGGCCTGCTTCGTCGCCATGTTTGTGCTGTGCAG GTCAGCGGTGGGCTTGGGCGTCATCTCTGTGCTGGGAGGCGTCTTTGCGGCCTATCTGATGGTGCTggctgtgctcagcccctgccctcccctgctgggcagtGCCGCAGGAGTCGCCCTGGTG GTGCTGGCCTGGATCCTGTTCATCGGGCTCTTCTCCTACCTCAAGGTGGTGATCGGCAGCCTGCTGCACGAGGCTGGCCACGCAGCACTGGTGTGGTGTGGAGCGGTCATCCAGGCGGGCTCCCTGGTGGGCGCCCTGGCCATGTTCCCCATCGTCAGCATCTATCACCTCTTCCAGAGCGGGCAGGACTGTACCGACAACTGTGGGGCATGA
- the FBXL6 gene encoding F-box/LRR-repeat protein 6 translates to MAGAQTTVRTGPVRHRVARVCRLWYGAASNPVLWQKVSIGFCWVEPGTKQPPQTEKRILGTMEWLALNRFSLLRDFALCHWKSHVPVVLQALAESCPLLVSLKLTHCSGVTTKSLSALAECCPRLESLNLQNSQVDSSAVVNFLEAAGSRIRQLWLTYSSQMNAIIATLSSGCCLGLQLLEVNTEIGQSSQHLQLSVEPLQAACRQLQVLRLLNVVWSPKPSPRFVPTSLGFPQLEELCLASTSYSFISDGVLQNILQASTRLRVLDLRGCFRVTPKGLQELPCPDLEQLYLGLYCSNNHLLLPSEGSHLLTWKWHHSLQELDLAGQRFSEHDLECAMAAFGQGSSRAALRSLNLTGTKVTVSTVSALIISCPALSYLNLSSCRYLPRGMKRVYRGQDDIHQCLSKLLASADEPAAGEDTS, encoded by the exons ATGGCCGGTG cacagaccacagtgagaacaggcccagttcgtcacag GGTGGCTCGTGTGTGCCGGCTGTGGTACGGGGCAGCCTCCAATCCCGTGCTGTGGCAGAAGGTGTCAATCGGCTTCTGCTGGGTGGAGCCTGGCACAAAGCAGCCTCCCCAGACCGAGAAGAGAATCCTCGGCACGATGGAGTGGCTGGCCCTGAACAG GTTTTCACTTCTCCGGGACTTTGCTCTTTGTCACTGGAAGAGCCACGTGCCCGTTGTCCTGCAG GCCCTTGCGGAGTCCTGCCCCCTTCTCGTTTCCCTCAAGCTGACCCACTGCAGTGGAGTGACCACCAAGTCCCTGAGTGCTCTGGCCGAATGCTGCCCCCGACTGGAAAGCTTAAACCTGCAGAATTCCCAG GTTGACTCCTCAGCTGTGGTGAACTTTCTGGAGGCCGCTGGCTCTCGGATCCGGCAGCTCTGGCTGACGTACAGCAGCCAAATGAATGCCATCATCGCCACGCTCTCG AGCGGTTGCTGCCTtgggctgcagctcctggaggtGAACACGGAGATCGGGCAGAGCAGCCAGCACCTCCAGCTCTCAGTAGAGCCCCTGCAGGCAGCCTGCCGGCAGCTGCAG GTGCTGCGTCTGCTCAATGTGGTCTGGTCCCCGAAGCCAAGCCCTCGGTTCGTCCCCACCTCCTTGGGCTTCCCTCAGCTAGAGGAGCTGTGCCTGGCCTCCACCTCTTATTCCTTTATCAGTGACGGCGTCCTGCAGAACATCCTGCAGGCCTCCACCAGGCTGCGGGTCCTGGATCTGCGTGGCTGCTTCCGCGTGACACCCAAGGGGCTGCAGGAGCTGCCGTGCCCTG ATCTAGAGCAGCTGTACTTGGGCCTATACTGCAGCAATaaccacctgctcctgccctcagAGGGCAGCCATCTGCTCACCTGGAAGTGGCACCACAGCCTGCAGGAGCTCGATCTGGCAGGGCAGAGGTTCAGCGAGCACGACCTGGAGTGCGCCATGGCCGCCTTCGGGCAGGGCAGCAGCCGGGCAGCCCTGCGATCCCTCAACCTGACCGGGACCAAGGTCACCGTGAGCACTGTCAG TGCCCTGATCATCAGCTGTCCTGCCCTGAGCTACCTCAACCTGTCGTCCTGCCGCTACCTGCCCCGGGGCATGAAGAGGGTGTATCGGGGCCAGGATGACATCCACCAGTGCTTGAGCAAGCTGCTGGCCAGCGCCGACGAGCCGGCGGCTGGAGAGGATACGTCGTAA